GTATCAACTAAATTCGTGATGCAAGAGCATTAATTATTTGCATGGTAAACTTGTGCATGCAGCCTACCCGCTTAATCACGCTGAGAGAGATGAGAGAGTTCCAAAGGGAAGAACACAAAAAGGAGGATTCAACTGTAATCCGAGCCGAGTTCTTCTGGATTTTGTGGAGCACAACTATGTTCAGGTGGCAGCTTCTCCAGCTTCTTCTGGAGCTCTGTTTCTTCGTCTCTGAGCTGGGCATTCTCACGGAGGACCTGATCGCGCTCTCTCATGGCACGGTTGAGATCATCGAGGAGCCGGCCGTTTGCAGACCGGAGATGGGCAACCTGCGACCGCAGCTCGCTGAGTTGCTTCAGCTTGCGCATGCGCGATCGCCGCGCGGACTCTCTGTTGGAtatcatcctcctcttcctccgctcCTCGGCCCAGCACAGTCGCTGCTCTTCCGCCTCGACCACGCTGTTGTTTGGAAGGCCGACTTCATGCATCAACGGCGAGCTCTGAGCTTGGTTCGGGGAACAACATCCAAAGAGATCGCTCAGGTGGAAGGAGGGGATGCCGTTGTTCGGAAGGCCGACTTCATGCATCAAAGGCGAGCTCTGAGCTTGGTTCGGGGAGCAACATCCAAAGAGATCGCTCAGGTGGAAGGAGGAGGGGATGCTGTTCTCAGCCATGTGGTACTGAGACTGGCAAGAAGGCATACACGAAGGTGAAAGGTATCTAATGCTGGCAATCTCACCTGGATACATGGTCACAAATTTTCCAGAGAATGGAAGATCCAAGAAAGATCTCGGTCACAGTGGGATGTTCTACTGAAGGGGAAGGAAGCATGGAAGGTATTGATGTGAATTTATAGAGTGCCAAGACTCGGCAGTACCACTTTGTCCGGTTCAAGCAGCATCTCATCCTGCTTGATGGATGCCGagcaatgcatgcatgcatgcatccatCCATTACAATTCCTCCATCGCTATCAGACGATGGCGTGCAGATGACGGAACCCTCGACACCAAAAACCTTGTTGCCCCCATTAAAGTAGAAGCTGGTTCATTAGCAGTGACAAGCATTTGCCCTCTTTTGAAATGAAAGAGGGCCAGGATGTTGGTGCCACTATAATGCGGGCATAGCTTTGGATGCATCttcaagaaaaggagaagagaaagggcaCGACTGTGGATGATGGATGACAGAATCATGGGCTAAAACATAAAGACAAACTTGGCTTTCATGCAGTGTCACTGTTGATCAAGGGGAATGTTTTGGAgcgagagaaggaagaggatgtAATTGGTGAGAGGTATGTTAGATTAGATTATTGTTTAGCATGGCTTGATTCAGCTTGTGTCACGCAATTGAAGTCACTTTCTGTAAAGTGAAGATATAGCATATCAATTGCCATGGGATCCACTGAAATGGACCACTTTGGATGGCGATTGGATGGATAATTGAGGAGCTGTGGAATCAAATTGATTAGAGCTCATTCCAGTCCCagctaaaaagaaaaaagtatttGATCATATTATATATCTATTCAGTTTATTCTTCATTCCAGGATCATTTTTAATCTCTCAACCATGACATTCTAGATGGTTTGGACCTGCACTCTGCTGACATAATCTGAAATGCTTTTATCTTTTCCTTCTAGATTTGGTACATGTTTATTAGTTTTATAAAATGTAGACTCCACTTCACCACATTGATATCAACATTCATATCTAGTGCATTCTTATTAAATTGAGTTTGTTGACTTAGGTTTGCTCACAAGTCATTGTAGCCACTCTGAATCTGATGCACAATCTTTATGCTTTGGTGGttgttcttgatatttatggtgaTGGATAAGAGTGAATCCTTTTGGATTATAATATTTGACCCTGTTGCATACATCTTATGTTTTCTCTCTtgtcatatcttgatgtttgatgtaGTTGCTCCTACTGgtgccaaaaaaaaaaggggtgcTTTGTGTGTTCTTTTCCTTTGGCTCAATTATACATTAAGAGGTCACTCCAGTGGGCTTAATAATTGCTACAAAAAAAAATGGTATTTAATTACCTTATGAATTTGCCGAAAAGATAATTTTCCAAttagaaaagaacaagaaaaaggagcTTTAAATTGTATCCCTGTTCACTTTATTGTTATCGAGTGTAATGGATCTCAGTTGACAATGGCAGACCTCTTTTGGCATCTAGCACTTTCTTTTCTGAATAAGTAGATTATTGCTAGCATGAAAATGATGTGTGGTT
This DNA window, taken from Musa acuminata AAA Group cultivar baxijiao chromosome BXJ3-7, Cavendish_Baxijiao_AAA, whole genome shotgun sequence, encodes the following:
- the LOC135643619 gene encoding basic leucine zipper 43-like, whose amino-acid sequence is MYPGEIASIRYLSPSCMPSCQSQYHMAENSIPSSFHLSDLFGCCSPNQAQSSPLMHEVGLPNNGIPSFHLSDLFGCCSPNQAQSSPLMHEVGLPNNSVVEAEEQRLCWAEERRKRRMISNRESARRSRMRKLKQLSELRSQVAHLRSANGRLLDDLNRAMRERDQVLRENAQLRDEETELQKKLEKLPPEHSCAPQNPEELGSDYS